The window TGGAAGCGCGAGGCCGGCACCCCGAGCTGAAGGCACAGCCGCTCCACCTGATCCATATAGGGCGCCGGGCCGCAGGTCATCACCCGGCGTTCGGCGATATCCGGCGCCACCTGCCGCAGCACCTGCCCGTTGATGCGGCCGCCGAGGTAACCCGGCTGGAGATCTTGTTCGGCCATCAGCGTCAACCTCAGCTGCGGATGCGCGGCGCACAGGGCGTGCCACTGGCCGGCGAAAAGGGTATCGGCCGGGGTGCGCACGTTGAAGATCACCGCGATATCGCAGGACGGGCGGTTCGCCACCAGCCAGCGGCACATCGATACGATTGGCGTTACGCCGCAGCCGGCGGTCAGCATCAGATAGCTATCCGCCGGATGGCGCACGCAGCTGAAATCGCCCTGCGCGTCGGAAAGCCACAGGGTATTGCCGGGCTGTACCTCCTGCGTCAGCCAGCGCGAGCCGACGCCGTTCGGCAGGCAGCGCACGCTGATGCTGAGAAAACGGCTCTGGCCGGGGGATGACGACAGCGTATAAGCGCGCAGCGTTTCTTCATCGTTGCGGATACCGATCAGCGCGAACTGGCCGGGCTGGTAGGGATAAAAAAAGTCGCAGATCAGGTTCAACGTCCAGACGTCGGCGGTTTCCCGCTGAATGGAGTGCACCTGCATGCGGTTGGGACACCGCGGGCTGGGTTGGGTCATGGGCTACCTCAAAAGCAAAGGGGCCGATGCGAGCGGCCCCGGGAAACAAACGCATCAGCCGAGCAGAGCGGAAAGATCCTGCTCAACGGTGGTGATTGGCCGCATGCCGAACTTCTCGTTGAGGACTGCCAGCAGGTTGTCGGTCAGGAACCCCGGCGCGGTCGGGCCGGTGACGATGTTTTTCACCCCCAATGACAGCAGCGTCAGCAGGATGACGATCGCCTTCTGCTCAAACCACGACAGCACCAGGCTGAGCGGCAGCTCATTGATATCGCAGCCCAGCGTCTCGGCCAGCTTGACCGCCAGCATGATGGCGGAATAGGCATCGTTGCACTGGCCGACGTCCAGCAGACGCGGCAGCCCTTCCAGCGTGCCGAAGTCCAGCTTGTTAAAGCGGTATTTGCCGCAGGCCAGGGTCATGATCAGGCAGTCTTGCGGTACGCTGCGGGCGAAGTCGGTGAAGTAGCTGCGTTCGTCGCGGCTGCCGTCGCAGCCGCCTACCAGGAACACGTGGCGCAGCTTTTTCTGCGCCACCAGATCGATCACCGTGTCGGCGGCGTTGAGCAGCGTCTGGCGGCCGAAGCCGACGGTGATCAGGTGCTCAATCTCGGTGTAAGGGAAACCGCTCATACCCTGCGCCTGGCGAACGATAGCGCCGAAGTCGTCGCTTTCCAGGTGGTTGACGCCCGGCCAGCCGACGATGCTGCGGGTCCAGATACGATCACCGTAATTGCCGACGTTAGGATCGATAATGCAGTTGGAGGTCATCAGGATCGGGCCGGGGAACTTGGCGAACTCAATCTGCTGGTTCTGCCAGCCGCTGCCGTAGTTGCCCACCAGATGTGTGAATTTTTTCAGTTCCGGATAACCGTGCGCCGGCAGCATTTCACCGTGGGTGTAAACGTTGACGTTCTGGCCTTCGGTCTGCTCCAGCAGCATGCGCAGATCTTTCAGATCGTGGCCGGAGATCAAAATCGCCTTGCCGGCCACCGGCCGCACGTTTACCGCGCTGGGTTGCGGATCGCCGTAGGTCTGGGTTTCGCCGCGATCGAGGATCGCCATCACGCTGAAGTTCATCTTGCCAATGCCCATCGCGTTGTTCAGCAGGGTATCGACGTCGCGCGGGCGGGTGCCGAGCCAGGCCATAAAAGCGTGGTAATCGGCGTAGATCTGTGCGTCAAACTGCCCCAGCACGTGGGCGTGTTCCATATAGGCCGCCGCGCCTTTGAGGCCGTACAGGCACAGCATGCGCAGGCCATGCACGTCATCGCCCACCTCGGCCTTGTCGCTGTCGAGGGCGAACTGCGCCGCCTGCTGCAACAGCGACGGCATATCGTTGCCCGCCAACTGCAGCGCCGCCAGCGGATGATCGACGTGCACCCCTGCTGCCAGCAGCCGGCAGCGCGCCGCCAGCGAGTCGCGCAGCATCAGGGTTTCCCGCGCGTAGCCGATGATGCGCTCGGAATCGAAGTTGACGTTGGTCAGGGTGGAGAAGAAGGCGCGTGGGGCGAAACTGTCGATGTCGTGGTCGACTATCCCCAGCGAACGCGCCTGCAGCGCCCAGGCGGACAGGCCTTGCAGCGCCGCCACCAGCAAATCCTGCAGGTCGGACGTTTCCGCCGTTTTGCCGCACATGCCCTGGGCATAAGAGCAGCCGTTGCCTGCCGGGGTACGAATGGTTTGTTCACATTGCACACAGAACATAATCGCTTCCTTTTTAAAGTTGCATTTATAATGCCTGT is drawn from Serratia entomophila and contains these coding sequences:
- the hcp gene encoding hydroxylamine reductase, translating into MFCVQCEQTIRTPAGNGCSYAQGMCGKTAETSDLQDLLVAALQGLSAWALQARSLGIVDHDIDSFAPRAFFSTLTNVNFDSERIIGYARETLMLRDSLAARCRLLAAGVHVDHPLAALQLAGNDMPSLLQQAAQFALDSDKAEVGDDVHGLRMLCLYGLKGAAAYMEHAHVLGQFDAQIYADYHAFMAWLGTRPRDVDTLLNNAMGIGKMNFSVMAILDRGETQTYGDPQPSAVNVRPVAGKAILISGHDLKDLRMLLEQTEGQNVNVYTHGEMLPAHGYPELKKFTHLVGNYGSGWQNQQIEFAKFPGPILMTSNCIIDPNVGNYGDRIWTRSIVGWPGVNHLESDDFGAIVRQAQGMSGFPYTEIEHLITVGFGRQTLLNAADTVIDLVAQKKLRHVFLVGGCDGSRDERSYFTDFARSVPQDCLIMTLACGKYRFNKLDFGTLEGLPRLLDVGQCNDAYSAIMLAVKLAETLGCDINELPLSLVLSWFEQKAIVILLTLLSLGVKNIVTGPTAPGFLTDNLLAVLNEKFGMRPITTVEQDLSALLG
- the hcr gene encoding NADH oxidoreductase, giving the protein MTQPSPRCPNRMQVHSIQRETADVWTLNLICDFFYPYQPGQFALIGIRNDEETLRAYTLSSSPGQSRFLSISVRCLPNGVGSRWLTQEVQPGNTLWLSDAQGDFSCVRHPADSYLMLTAGCGVTPIVSMCRWLVANRPSCDIAVIFNVRTPADTLFAGQWHALCAAHPQLRLTLMAEQDLQPGYLGGRINGQVLRQVAPDIAERRVMTCGPAPYMDQVERLCLQLGVPASRFHQERFHTPEAKAEPGEGLTLRAARPLREFRVPVGSTLLAAMEANALPVNAACRAGVCGACKTRILEGDYATTSNMTLTPAEIAQGYVLACSCQLRGDVTLA